One genomic window of bacterium includes the following:
- a CDS encoding phosphoribosyltransferase family protein, whose product MLIPLRCVVCGADGVLLCGRCEERLAPAPPLPPPPGVDSACAVFIYDEVGSSVIGALKYANSHRLVHRLGPRLAAAAPQGLDMVTWAPATAANRRRRGYDQGELLAREVARRLGMPARRLLARRADIPQAARGRAGRAAGPRIRARRAVSGGVLVVDDVLTTGATLATAARLLRRAGASRVGVLTLAWAPPPGFDD is encoded by the coding sequence GTGCTCATCCCACTTCGTTGCGTGGTGTGCGGCGCGGACGGCGTGCTGCTGTGCGGGCGCTGCGAGGAGCGGCTGGCTCCCGCGCCACCTCTCCCGCCACCTCCGGGCGTCGACAGTGCGTGCGCCGTGTTCATCTACGACGAGGTCGGCAGCAGCGTGATCGGCGCGCTCAAGTACGCCAACTCGCACCGGCTCGTGCACCGTCTGGGTCCCCGGCTGGCCGCCGCCGCGCCGCAGGGTCTCGACATGGTCACCTGGGCTCCGGCAACGGCGGCGAACCGCCGCCGGCGGGGTTACGACCAGGGAGAGTTGCTCGCCCGGGAGGTGGCGAGACGGCTCGGGATGCCGGCACGACGGCTGCTGGCGCGCCGCGCCGACATCCCGCAGGCGGCACGGGGTCGCGCCGGGCGGGCCGCCGGCCCCCGGATACGCGCCCGCCGGGCGGTCTCGGGGGGCGTCCTCGTCGTCGACGACGTGCTCACCACCGGCGCCACGCTCGCGACGGCCGCCAGGCTGTTGCGGCGCGCCGGAGCGAGCCGTGTCGGCGTGTTGACACT